In the Dehalogenimonas sp. THU2 genome, GTCAGGCGCACCTCCCAGATGTTGGCGACGATGGTCTGCTCCGGGCCGGGCGACAGATCGGCGATCCGCTTAGTGCGGGAGTAGTCCACGTGCCTGGCGGGGAAGTGGTACAGCAGGTCGCGGACGTTCTCTATGCCGAGTTTTTTAAACTTGACGGCGGTGGTATCGTTGATGCCTTTGAAGGCGGTGACCGGGAGTTCGAGGGAGCCGGGGCGAAGGGGGGCGGTTATTTTGGGTTTGGGCGTGGATCTCTTTGGCGACGATGCTGCCACAGAATACCCCGGGTCAGATACCTCGGCGACTATCGGAGTCGATGTGACATCAGGTGCTTCGAGGGCTTCGGCAGCGGCAACGAACCTGTCGAGAGCCGCGGTGCGCTCCGCCATTGGCACTGCCGCATAGTTGAAAGAGGCCGTGAATTTTTTGAATTTGGCCAGGCGGCTTTTATCAGTTATTCCCGCCGTGGCTTCGACAGCCCAATTGGACAGGAACTTATCCAGCCCGCCGATGACGGCGGTGTTCTGAAAAAGTTTCTGACGCTCAAGCGCGACGACGGCGCGTAGTTTATCTAAAGCAAGAGGCATCGTTTAGATTATAACTCAAAAGGGGCGTTCTAAACACGGAATGAGGTCGCCCGCGGCGCGAATCGACGGCCGGTGCCGGTTCAGTGACGGATTGGGGACAGGTTTTGCCGGAAGGCCACGATGATGGCGCCGGGTCCACCGTGGGCGCCGAGAGCCGGACCGAGGCGTGAGACGTGGAGCCTGCTGGCGTCGACGAATTCACTCAGTCGCTCTCTCAGGCCTTGGGCTTCCTCCGGCACGGTATTGTAGACGATGGCGATTTCTTCGACATCCGGCGTTTTTCTTACCATCTCCACCAGGCTATCCAGCGCCCGGCTACGGGTGCGGGCGATACCCGCTGGCCAGAAGGCTCCGTCTCTCAGCGTCAGCATCGGTTTCACGTTCAGGATGCCACCGATAAGGGATTTGGCCGCCCCCAGCCGCCCGCTACGGAGGATGTATTTCAGGGTGTCGAAAGCGGCGACGATGCGCGTTGCCGCGGGAGCTTCGTTAACCGATTGAATAACTGCTTGCGTTCCGGCGCCAGCCTGGGCTAGCCGCGCCGCGGCCATCACACTAAGCCCGAGGCCCATGGAAATGGACATAGAATCTATCACCACTATGCGGTTTTTCTCGGCGATTAGATCACGCCCGTTCATTGCCGAGTTATAGGTGCCGGAGAGCTTGCCCGAAAGATGAATGGAAACAATTTCATCATCGTTCTTGAGCAGTTCGTGATACACTTCCGCGAAGTCGCTGGGGGAGGGCTGGGAGGTGGCGGGAATAGCGCCTTCGACAAGCATGCGCCGGTAGACCTCATCCTGGGAGATATCTATCCCGTCCCGGAATACTTCCTCGCCGAAGCGCACGTACACCGGCACGACGGTAATGCCGAGCTTTTTCACCAGCTCCGGCGGAATATCGGCGGTTGAATCGGTGACGATTATAATTGACATAATAGCTTATCAAAATCACGAAAACCCGGACGCCGTCGCGCCAGGGTGCGAAGCTCGGAGGCTAAGTTTTTCCCAGCACCGATACCGATAGCACGTTAGGGCCCATGTAGGCGCCCAGCACCGGGCTGACCGTGGTGCGGTAGATCTTGTTCGCCGGATGCAGGGCGGCCAGCCGTTCCACCAGGGCGTCGGCCAGGTCCGGGGTGGTGGCGTGCTCCACCGCCATCTCGTCGATGCTCTTGTGATCGGCGGCGAAGTTGTACAGCACGTCGATGCCCCCGGCCATGGAGCGGACCCGGGTGAGCGGCGCCACTTCACCGTTCCTGATGGTCAGCACGGGCTTGATGGAGAGCAGGGAGCCGACAAGCCCCTGCGCCCGGCCGATACGGCCGCCCTTGGCCAGGTATTTCAGGGTATCGAAGGCCATGACCGGGCGGGTGTCCGGGACGCGGCTCTCGACCTCTTTTTTGAGTTCGTCGAGCGACA is a window encoding:
- a CDS encoding DegV family protein; the protein is MSIIIVTDSTADIPPELVKKLGITVVPVYVRFGEEVFRDGIDISQDEVYRRMLVEGAIPATSQPSPSDFAEVYHELLKNDDEIVSIHLSGKLSGTYNSAMNGRDLIAEKNRIVVIDSMSISMGLGLSVMAAARLAQAGAGTQAVIQSVNEAPAATRIVAAFDTLKYILRSGRLGAAKSLIGGILNVKPMLTLRDGAFWPAGIARTRSRALDSLVEMVRKTPDVEEIAIVYNTVPEEAQGLRERLSEFVDASRLHVSRLGPALGAHGGPGAIIVAFRQNLSPIRH
- a CDS encoding DegV family protein, whose protein sequence is MTVRIVTDSTSDLTPALAKEFGISVVPLTVSFGRESFLDRVDISTDEFYKRLATQDIFPTTTQPSPNAFLSVYKKLSRETSEILVIAISKKLSGTYDSALAAVQLLESPKCRVEVVNSETTAAALGLLAIWAAKQAATGLSLDELKKEVESRVPDTRPVMAFDTLKYLAKGGRIGRAQGLVGSLLSIKPVLTIRNGEVAPLTRVRSMAGGIDVLYNFAADHKSIDEMAVEHATTPDLADALVERLAALHPANKIYRTTVSPVLGAYMGPNVLSVSVLGKT